The genome window CCGGGGGGACTGCTCTTTCCGCACTTTTTCCGGCACCTGTCCGTCCACAAACACATTAAGTGAAGTGCCATCAAAAACACCGGCGATATGGTGCTGGCCGGGGGGGATCTCCGCTGAGAAAGCGTGCCAGGTCCAAGAACCTTCGTGGTAGTAGACGTGGACGCGATGATTCCTGAGCACGCAGTACATGGCCCGCAGATGCGAATGCAGGTCATAGATGACGGCCGAGGAGAACTGGTCGTTCATACTTTCTGCAGAGATATCAGCCCAGCATTCGATCGTCAGGGGATTAGTGGGACGGCGATAGTCATAGACGGCTTCGACCGAGTCATCAACTCCGTTGAAGTGCAGGGAGAATCGATCGAGACTTTCCAGTCCCTGCGTAGACAGATTGGGGGTGGCGCAGATCCGGAAACCGGTTAACGCGTCACGGGTGACCGGCAGCCGCCCTTCGCGGTAAGCGGCGCGACAGGACTCGGGAGAATGAGTTGCCGATCCGCCCCGCAGCATGCGGTGGGTCCCGGTATGGGGACCCGAGGGATTATTAACCGGGTTCGAGAAGCTTTCTTCATTCGAGAAATAGTCGCGGCACCACTCGGCGACGTTGCCGTGCATGTCGTATAAACCGAAGGCATTCGGCTGCAGTTGACCACAGGGCTGAGGCTGTGTGGCACCGGTCCAGGCATAAAGGGCAAGTTGTTCTTTATCAGCCGGGTACCACGGTGTGGTAGTGCCCGCACGACAGGCGTATTCCCATTGTGACTCAGCCGGGAGATCAAAATTGAAGGCGGGATTCTGTCGTGTCAGCCAACTGCAGAAGTTACGCGCATCAAACCAGCTGAGGTTGGCAACCGGATGATCGTCTCCCAGGACGCCCTTGAGATCACTGGCCCAGGTGATCTGCGGATCAGCCCCGGCTGCTTTGAAGTCGGTGCCCCCTCGTCCGTCGCGTTCGGCGTCGGTCCGGTAGCGGGCGTGATCGGCAAACTGTCGGAACTGCTTCCGGGTGATTTCAGTGCGGCTGAAATAGAAGGGGACGGTGATGCGTGCCAGTCGTTGAGGTAAATCTGCCGTCAGCACTTTGTATTTGAGTTCCTGCTGTTGGGTCGAAGCTGCGGTGTTTTTCAGCGTTTCATCCAGCGTGCCCATCATGAATTCGCCGGGAGGAATCAGTTCGAGATCGATCGACGCGCCGTTGCCCAAAGGAATATTCACTTGCGAAGGCAACTGGAGATGATCGGCCCAGGCCTGTTGCAGTTCGCGGATTCGCTCGCGCGAATCATTGACCAGCACGGGGTCGGGCTTCTCAACCGGCCATTTAAATTCGTTGTTTTTCTCAGGACTTTTGTCCGGATCAAATTCTTCCCAGGTTGCGCCCACGATCTTACCATCGCGACCATTGCCACTCAGATCGGGAACGACATTCCCGGTATTGGCCTGCATGTGATACAGCAAAAGTGTTGAGTCGTTGGACGTCAGTTCTTTTTCCGGGGTGAAATCGTCCAGGTAGATGGCTCCCTGGGAGAACCGGCACTGATGCAACACTCCGGCGAAGCAGGCTTTTTTCTCAGCCACGGGACGGCCAATCAGCGCGGGATCGGGGTTGGCACCCAGGTGGATGGGAATGGGGGAATGGCGATGCCGGCGACGGACCGGGTAGTTCAATCCCTGTTTCTTGCCATTCACATACATGCCGATACTGATACCGTCATAAACGGCAGCCAGGTGGACCTTTTTACCACAACCGATCTGATGCGAATACTTATGCGGGGCGTAATAGATGCCGTCGTGAAACAGGAACTCAGGCATGGTTCCGTCTCTCAGCCGCAGCAGGAAACCGGCCGTCTCCGCATTGGAAACGATTTCCATATTCCGCGGGCGTTCTTCGCAGTCCGGAGTCAGCCAGGCCTCGAAGGTAATCGGTTCGCCGCTGTCATAGATAAAGGGGGTTTCGATAAAGTCATCGACCCCGTCGAAGCGGAGCACGAATTCAGTCTGATGCGGTTCAGGCGCAACAGGTGCAGCGGGCACCTCGTTGTCGGCAACTTCTTCTGTGGCAGGGGCAGGCAGCAGGAGCAGAAAGCCCAACAGAATCAGCATAGCCAGTGAGAAAAATGCACCATACCATTTCCAGCCGTTGTTACGCTTGAGAGACTTTTGATGCAGAATGTATTCCAGGGATTCCACGTTTCCCAGGCGATGATGCAGGGCAGCGGTGACTTCCCGGGCGGAGGGTCTGAGTTGCGGATCGCGCTCCAGCATCGACTTCAGCAGTTTCCGATCGACCCGATTGACCTGCTGAAACTGGCTGGGTTGATTGATAATCTCCAGGGTTTTGTGATCCCGGTTCAGGGGATGGCCTGTGAGCAGAAAAAACCAGACACAACCCAGGGAGTAGATGTCCGACTTGTCTGTGGCGTTGCGGGCGGCATTCCATTGTTCAGGCGCAACGTAATGGATTTGTCCGAAGCCCTGTCTGAGTGAGGTCAGTTCGTCGTCGGGCAGATTCTTTTCAGGCTGGAAGGCCAGACCGAAATCTGCGATCTGGACATAACCTTTTGTATTTACCAGGATATTTCCCGGGTGAATGTCGCGATGGACAATACCCAGTTGATGAACGGCAGTCAGTCCCGAGGCGACCTGAAAGATCAGACTGGCACAGGCCCGTGAGGGAATTGAGGACCCGAGTTCCTGCATCCGTTGCGTCAGATTCTGGCCATCCACGTATTCCTGAACGAAATAGGTAAAGCCGTTTTCCTCTCCTGCAAAGAGGGCCTTGACTACGTAGGGGGATTCGACGCGCGCGAGCAGTTTGACTTCACGCTCAAATCGCTCCGAGAGGTTCTTCCAGTTTTTCTGCTTTTCCGAGTTGATAATTTTGACGGCGACCGGGCGAATCAGACGTGTGTCATAGCCTTTGAAAACGCGTCCCATGCCCCCTGCGCCGATTTCATGTTCCAGCGAAATGTGACCAATGGACAGCGGGGGGACCTTGAGACTGTTGATCAGTTCGTCGGTTTCCTCATCCAGCAGTTCAAGTTGCGCGCGGCAGTCACTACACCTGCTGAAATGCCGGGAAAGGGAATCAATCTCGTTTAAATCGAGTTTGCCCAGGTTATAGTCTGAAAGCGTCGCCAGATTGGGGCATTCGGAGGGATTGGAGTTAACCACCAGTCCGGGTCCTCAGTAAAGTTTTAACAACAGTCAACAATGTCTTCCTTAAGTAACTGTGTTAAGTAGGGGGAAAATGTGACATCAAATGGCCGGGAAATTCGTGATTTTCAGGATTCCCCCAGAAAGTCACGAATTTTGCGGAGTGCCCGAGACTGGATCTGACGGACATTCGCTGACGACAGGCCTGTCTCCTCGGCAATTTCTCGAGGGAGTTTACCGGAGAGAAAGTACAGGCTCAGCACCTGTTTTTCATTTTCGGACAGCCCGGCCAGCTGAATCAGCCCCTCGGCGATATCCCGTTTTTCTTCAACAGTTTCGATGTTGTCATCGATCAGATTGTGGATCTGGTTGAGGTTATCAGAGCCACCGATGGGGACGACCTGTTTTTTGCGAATCTGATTCGCAGCGACATTCCGCAGGCAGCTTTTCAGCAAGCGAATGAAGCTGTGCCGACCATGTTCCAGGCGGAGGTCCTGCTCGGCCATCACCTTGACGATGACGGTCAGCGTCTCCTGAACCGCATCTTCCACATCCTGTCTGTTATCCAGAACGCGGCTGGCAATGCGGAACAGAACCCATTCAGAGAGTTTCATTAACCTGTTGCGGGATTCCGGATCTCCCAGTGAGGCATGATAAATGAGAGTGGTCGAGATGGATTCCAGATTCATGGCGAGAATGTAAATCTGTTGAAGAGAACAGTTTCGGAATAAATTTGATAAAGAATGAATTTTTTTGTCACAAATCAGCCTGCTCGTGAAACCTAATTCAGTGAGCAGCACCTGTTGTGACTCGGCTTGTCCGAAATCAGTGACGGCAGGTCTGATGGAGAACGTTATCAGTTACTTGGATGCTGTACCTTTAAACTCATTTCTCATAAGCCTTTGTACCCATGTGTTAATACTGATGCAAGCAGAAAAGCTAGAGTTTGCGCAAAGCAATGTCTCTGTGCTCCTGATTGCAGGTGAAAACTCCGTGATTAAACCCGTTCTTATAACGGCAGGAGCGTCGCTCTTGCCGCATACCGTCTCGATGTTTCGTTAAGGCGTTGGGTGCCTGCCCTCTGGGATTCGAAGTTTTTCCAAGAATTCCAGAGGGTCCTTTTCTCACCCTGCTTAAGCCTGATGTAGTGACAGGTGGTACCCGAAATAGAGCCTGTTGTGGGAGTAGCGCGATCGACCATGGCAGGGGCCGGCTTTATGAAGGAAATGATATGCGGTGCGACTTCCTATGTATTGTGCTACTGGCAGTGATTTCATTGACTTTGACTCCTGCGTTCGAAAGTCAGCCGATGACGACGGCAGTGAATCCCGAGTCAGGTGAAGTGTTTCAAGCCTGTTATGATTCTACCGGTAAACTACACGGGACGTGTGTCCGACGTGATAAATACGGGAATCTGGTTGAAGAGATGGAATGCGTCCACGGGCATTGTGTCAGTTGCAGACAGTATGCGGCCAGCGGAAAATTGCTCTACGAAATTCGCGAAGACAAGAATTTCAAACTGGTGCAAACCTACCCTTGAAGCGTGTCAGTTCTCTGATCGCTGGCTTCTGCGAAATTCGAGTGGAGTTGTGCCGATCTGCTTTTTGAAAACGAAACAGAGTTGTCCCGGGCTGCAGAAGCCTGAAGAACCTGCGATCTGGGCGACGGTTTTATCGGTCGAGATCAGCAACTGTTTCACCCGCTCCATTTTTATCCGGCGGATTTCGTCTGCGGGACTACAGTTTAAGAGCTGGCGAAAGCGCTGTTCCAGGGAACGACGCGAAAGCGGAACCGCCTGCAGGACGTCGCTGACCTGAATTCCGGTATGAGCGTGTTCGCGGATGAAGCGGAGGGCATCCACAAACAGTGGATCGTCGATGGCCAGCATTTCAGTAGACTGTCGTTCGATCACGTGCAGCGGGGGCAGGGCCAGCGACTTTGATTTGACCCGCTTGCCCGCCAGCAGGGCTTCGAGGATGCGAACGCTGTTAATGCCGATCTGCTCACTGGCGAGGACTATACTGGAGAGCGGCGGTGCGGAGATATTACAGAGTAATTCATCCGTATCCGCGACCAGGATCGCGATTTCTTCCGGCACCCGGAAGCCGACAGCATTACAGACTTCGGTTAACAACACACCAGCATGTGGGTCCGCCGCCATGACCGCCAGTGGTCGGGGGGCCTGTTGTAACCAGTGCAGTGTACGTTCCTGGAGGGAGGTTTTATCGCGGGAGAAGGATTTGCTGTGGAACATATCACAGTCCAGTCCTGCAGCCTCGACCACCTCCAGAAAGCGTTCGCCCCGCGAGGGGGAATACCGCTGACTGGGCGGGCCATAATAGGCGAAATGGCGGAAGCCTCGCTCGCGAAAATGCGAGAAAGCCATTTCGGCCCGACGGGCATCATCGGTGCGGACGCGGTACCAGTCCGGATCATCCTGTTCCCAGTAGGAAACATTCACCGTGGGGAGCTGGAGGCCGCGGACATGTTCGGCTGTTTTTTCATCACG of Gimesia sp. contains these proteins:
- a CDS encoding SUMF1/EgtB/PvdO family nonheme iron enzyme; the protein is MVNSNPSECPNLATLSDYNLGKLDLNEIDSLSRHFSRCSDCRAQLELLDEETDELINSLKVPPLSIGHISLEHEIGAGGMGRVFKGYDTRLIRPVAVKIINSEKQKNWKNLSERFEREVKLLARVESPYVVKALFAGEENGFTYFVQEYVDGQNLTQRMQELGSSIPSRACASLIFQVASGLTAVHQLGIVHRDIHPGNILVNTKGYVQIADFGLAFQPEKNLPDDELTSLRQGFGQIHYVAPEQWNAARNATDKSDIYSLGCVWFFLLTGHPLNRDHKTLEIINQPSQFQQVNRVDRKLLKSMLERDPQLRPSAREVTAALHHRLGNVESLEYILHQKSLKRNNGWKWYGAFFSLAMLILLGFLLLLPAPATEEVADNEVPAAPVAPEPHQTEFVLRFDGVDDFIETPFIYDSGEPITFEAWLTPDCEERPRNMEIVSNAETAGFLLRLRDGTMPEFLFHDGIYYAPHKYSHQIGCGKKVHLAAVYDGISIGMYVNGKKQGLNYPVRRRHRHSPIPIHLGANPDPALIGRPVAEKKACFAGVLHQCRFSQGAIYLDDFTPEKELTSNDSTLLLYHMQANTGNVVPDLSGNGRDGKIVGATWEEFDPDKSPEKNNEFKWPVEKPDPVLVNDSRERIRELQQAWADHLQLPSQVNIPLGNGASIDLELIPPGEFMMGTLDETLKNTAASTQQQELKYKVLTADLPQRLARITVPFYFSRTEITRKQFRQFADHARYRTDAERDGRGGTDFKAAGADPQITWASDLKGVLGDDHPVANLSWFDARNFCSWLTRQNPAFNFDLPAESQWEYACRAGTTTPWYPADKEQLALYAWTGATQPQPCGQLQPNAFGLYDMHGNVAEWCRDYFSNEESFSNPVNNPSGPHTGTHRMLRGGSATHSPESCRAAYREGRLPVTRDALTGFRICATPNLSTQGLESLDRFSLHFNGVDDSVEAVYDYRRPTNPLTIECWADISAESMNDQFSSAVIYDLHSHLRAMYCVLRNHRVHVYYHEGSWTWHAFSAEIPPGQHHIAGVFDGTSLNVFVDGQVPEKVRKEQSPREARYLRSLLRIGTGSVIEDAQHRGFQGNISQLRISEETIYDSAFEPPPLLTQHESTVTLYRFEQGSGNLLHDLSGMHNHGRIMGADWSTAPEVDPKLTSRGIQFDGTGWLESKLPDQFDGTLTIEAWLSPEPSRKLTHQSVFQWGSLSLKYHMNQGEYWTWSLLDPRSQEIPVSSTSSRDVATSRPVHVACQWDGSNWRLFLNGLPCNTQKMRSIKYQRVRNIVKDCLLKPLWIGGTPTEETGTSHGFEGRLHALRVSKTERYSNPFTPADQLPLDDQTLLLYRFDQETGETIPDASPHHADGKLNGASWVKK
- a CDS encoding sigma-70 family RNA polymerase sigma factor, with protein sequence MNLESISTTLIYHASLGDPESRNRLMKLSEWVLFRIASRVLDNRQDVEDAVQETLTVIVKVMAEQDLRLEHGRHSFIRLLKSCLRNVAANQIRKKQVVPIGGSDNLNQIHNLIDDNIETVEEKRDIAEGLIQLAGLSENEKQVLSLYFLSGKLPREIAEETGLSSANVRQIQSRALRKIRDFLGES
- a CDS encoding DNA-binding transcriptional regulator, giving the protein MPRRPRSPALKIPDNRQIALLIDPDDTWGRSVIQGIASVVRNVLPWSLWIAPRDRQWRLRVPRNWQGDGIIAAIRDEKTAEHVRGLQLPTVNVSYWEQDDPDWYRVRTDDARRAEMAFSHFRERGFRHFAYYGPPSQRYSPSRGERFLEVVEAAGLDCDMFHSKSFSRDKTSLQERTLHWLQQAPRPLAVMAADPHAGVLLTEVCNAVGFRVPEEIAILVADTDELLCNISAPPLSSIVLASEQIGINSVRILEALLAGKRVKSKSLALPPLHVIERQSTEMLAIDDPLFVDALRFIREHAHTGIQVSDVLQAVPLSRRSLEQRFRQLLNCSPADEIRRIKMERVKQLLISTDKTVAQIAGSSGFCSPGQLCFVFKKQIGTTPLEFRRSQRSEN